The Apium graveolens cultivar Ventura chromosome 6, ASM990537v1, whole genome shotgun sequence genome contains a region encoding:
- the LOC141668803 gene encoding putative polygalacturonase, which translates to MLLSLYPFSSTNLFHITFSTMDSFCTTTFNKPQVMKTVWLLVLVLVVVSLGGVECRKAKKRVPGTLEYTAISCRAHSASITDYGGVGDGKTSNTKVFRDAISHLSQFGADGGAQLFVPPGKWLTGSFNLTSHFTLYLHKDAVLLASQVISEWAVIAPLPSYGHGRDTAGGRYISLIFGTNLTDVVVTGENGTIDGQGALWWQQFHKKKLKYTRPYLIEIMHSDHIQISNLTFLNSPSWNVHPVYSSNIIIQGITILAPVTSPNTDGINPDSCTNTKIEDTYIVSGDDCIAVKSGWDEYGISYGMPTKQLIIRRLTCISPYSAAIALGSEMSGGIEDVRAEDITAINTESGVRIKTGVGRGGYVKEIYVKGMNLHTMKWVFWMTGNYGSHADSHYDPNALPVIQGINYRDIVAENVSMAARLEGISGDPFTGICISNATIGLAKKAKKVPWTCTDIAGVTSGVVPKPCGSLPDQGPEKVGMCAFPTENLPIDDVEIKKCSYRMG; encoded by the exons ATGCTCCTTTCTTTGTATCCTTTCAGTTCAACAAACTTATTCCATATCACATTCTCAACAATGGACTCATTCTGCACCACCACCTTTAATAAGCCTCAA GTGATGAAGACAGTATGGTTACTTGTGTTGGTGCTGGTAGTGGTGAGTTTGGGAGGAGTTGAATGCAGAAAAGCAAAGAAAAGAGTCCCGGGCACACTTGAGTACACTGCTATAAGTTGCAGAGCTCACAGTGCATCGATAACGGATTATGGTGGCGTTGGAGATGGAAAGACATCGAATACTAAGGTGTTTAGAGATGCTATTTCTCATCTGAGCCAGTTTGGAGCAGATGGTGGAGCTCAGCTCTTTGTTCCTCCTGGAAAATGGTTGACAGGAAGCTTTAACCTCACTAGTCATTTCACTCTTTATCTGCACAAAGATGCTGTTCTTCTTGCCTCCCAG GTAATCAGTGAATGGGCAGTGATTGCGCCCTTGCCATCTTATGGTCATGGAAGGGACACTGCAGGTGGAAGGTACATCAGTCTCATTTTCGGGACAAACCTCACTGATGTTGTTGTTACAG GTGAAAATGGCACAATCGACGGTCAGGGTGCTCTTTGGTGGCAACAATTTCATAAGAAGAAACTTAAATATACACGACCTTACCTCATTGAAATCATGCATTCTGATCACATCCAGATTTCAAATCTTACATTTCTGAACTCTCCGTCGTGGAATGTTCATCCTGTTTATAGCAG CAATATCATTATTCAAGGGATCACAATTTTAGCACCTGTAACGTCTCCAAACACCGATGGAATAAATCCAG ATTCTTGCACAAACACGAAAATTGAGGATACTTATATAGTCTCTGGAGATGATTGTATAGCAGTTAAGAGTGGTTGGGATGAATATGGTATATCATATGGTATGCCTACAAAACAACTGATCATCAGACGGCTGACATGCATTTCGCCATACAGTGCTGCAATTGCATTAGGAAGCGAAATGTCAGGTGGGATTGAAGATGTCAGAGCTGAAGATATTACAGCCATTAACACAGAATCAGGGGTCAGGATCAAAACAGGAGTGGGACGGGGAGGTTATGTGAAGGAGATATACGTAAAAGGCATGAACTTACATACGATGAAATGGGTGTTTTGGATGACAGGAAACTATGGCTCTCATGCTGATAGTCACTATGATCCTAATGCATTACCGGTGATTCAGGGGATCAATTACAGAGACATTGTCGCAGAGAATGTGTCAATGGCAGCTCGGCTTGAAGGCATTTCAGGTGATCCATTCACCGGGATATGTATATCTAACGCGACCATAGGGTTGGCAAAGAAAGCAAAGAAGGTGCCATGGACTTGTACTGATATCGCGGGAGTTACAAGTGGTGTGGTTCCTAAGCCCTGTGGTTCTTTGCCTGATCAAGGACCAGAAAAAGTTGGAATGTGTGCTTTTCCTACTGAAAATCTACCAATTGATGATGTAGAGATCAAGAAATGCTCTTATAGAATGGGCTAA